The proteins below come from a single Podarcis muralis chromosome 8, rPodMur119.hap1.1, whole genome shotgun sequence genomic window:
- the ATPSCKMT gene encoding ATP synthase subunit C lysine N-methyltransferase isoform X3 yields MMPLMTSDEGPKQRNWGLLVTGVIGGTLVALYSVATPFIAPALRRHCLPYVPATSKQVENVLKMLKGRNGPLVDIGSGDGRIVIAAAKVGFKAVGYELNPWLVWYSRYCAWREGVHQDTKFYISDLWKVREHLQLISDASKMVSFSQYTNVVIFGVPQMMLQLEKKLGEELASDARVIACRFPFPHWRPKHSFGEGIDAVWAYDSESFGMKEENDFIKTKCILSN; encoded by the exons ATGATGCCGTTGATGACCTCTGATGAGGGCCCTAAACAAAGGAACTGGGGCTTACTGGTCACCGGCGTTATTGGTGGGACATTAGTGGCCCTGTACTCTGTTGCCACGCCATTTATTGCCCCTGCGCTGAGGAGGCATTGCCTGCCATATGTCCCTGCAACTTCAAAGCAGGTTGAAAATGTCCTGAAGATGCTAAAGGGCAGAAATGGACCCCTGGTTGATATCGGTAGTGGTGATGGGCGCATT GTAATAGCAGCTGCAAAAGTTGGATTCAAAGCTGTTGGTTATGAATTAAATCCTTGGCTCGTGTGGTATTCCAGGTACTGTGCCTGGAGAGAAGGAGTTCATCAGGATACCAAATTTTACATTTCAGACTTATGGAAGGTACGAGAACATTTACAGCTGATCAGCGATGCTAGTAAAATG GTCAGTTTTTCCCAGTACACAAATGTTGTTATATTTGGAGTACCTCAAATG ATGCTGCAACTAGAGAAGAAGCTTGGAGAAGAGCTGGCGTCAGACGCCAGGGTCATTGCCTGCCGCTTTCCTTTCCCCCACTGGAGACCAAAGCACAGCTTTGGAGAGGGCATTGATGCTGTGTGGGCATATGATTCAGAATCCTTTGGAATGAAAGAAGAAAATGATTTCATTAAGACTAAGTGCATTCTTTCTAATTAG
- the ATPSCKMT gene encoding ATP synthase subunit C lysine N-methyltransferase isoform X4: MDYDRIFGWPEKLSEGNTAQDMMPLMTSDEGPKQRNWGLLVTGVIGGTLVALYSVATPFIAPALRRHCLPYVPATSKQVENVLKMLKGRNGPLVDIGSGDGRIVIAAAKVGFKAVGYELNPWLVWYSRYCAWREGVHQDTKFYISDLWKMLQLEKKLGEELASDARVIACRFPFPHWRPKHSFGEGIDAVWAYDSESFGMKEENDFIKTKCILSN, encoded by the exons atggattatgacc GTATTTTTGGTTggccggaaaaactttctgaaggCAACACAGCACAAGACATGATGCCGTTGATGACCTCTGATGAGGGCCCTAAACAAAGGAACTGGGGCTTACTGGTCACCGGCGTTATTGGTGGGACATTAGTGGCCCTGTACTCTGTTGCCACGCCATTTATTGCCCCTGCGCTGAGGAGGCATTGCCTGCCATATGTCCCTGCAACTTCAAAGCAGGTTGAAAATGTCCTGAAGATGCTAAAGGGCAGAAATGGACCCCTGGTTGATATCGGTAGTGGTGATGGGCGCATT GTAATAGCAGCTGCAAAAGTTGGATTCAAAGCTGTTGGTTATGAATTAAATCCTTGGCTCGTGTGGTATTCCAGGTACTGTGCCTGGAGAGAAGGAGTTCATCAGGATACCAAATTTTACATTTCAGACTTATGGAAG ATGCTGCAACTAGAGAAGAAGCTTGGAGAAGAGCTGGCGTCAGACGCCAGGGTCATTGCCTGCCGCTTTCCTTTCCCCCACTGGAGACCAAAGCACAGCTTTGGAGAGGGCATTGATGCTGTGTGGGCATATGATTCAGAATCCTTTGGAATGAAAGAAGAAAATGATTTCATTAAGACTAAGTGCATTCTTTCTAATTAG
- the ATPSCKMT gene encoding ATP synthase subunit C lysine N-methyltransferase isoform X2, with protein MDYDRIFGWPEKLSEGNTAQDMMPLMTSDEGPKQRNWGLLVTGVIGGTLVALYSVATPFIAPALRRHCLPYVPATSKQVENVLKMLKGRNGPLVDIGSGDGRIVIAAAKVGFKAVGYELNPWLVWYSRYCAWREGVHQDTKFYISDLWKVSFSQYTNVVIFGVPQMMLQLEKKLGEELASDARVIACRFPFPHWRPKHSFGEGIDAVWAYDSESFGMKEENDFIKTKCILSN; from the exons atggattatgacc GTATTTTTGGTTggccggaaaaactttctgaaggCAACACAGCACAAGACATGATGCCGTTGATGACCTCTGATGAGGGCCCTAAACAAAGGAACTGGGGCTTACTGGTCACCGGCGTTATTGGTGGGACATTAGTGGCCCTGTACTCTGTTGCCACGCCATTTATTGCCCCTGCGCTGAGGAGGCATTGCCTGCCATATGTCCCTGCAACTTCAAAGCAGGTTGAAAATGTCCTGAAGATGCTAAAGGGCAGAAATGGACCCCTGGTTGATATCGGTAGTGGTGATGGGCGCATT GTAATAGCAGCTGCAAAAGTTGGATTCAAAGCTGTTGGTTATGAATTAAATCCTTGGCTCGTGTGGTATTCCAGGTACTGTGCCTGGAGAGAAGGAGTTCATCAGGATACCAAATTTTACATTTCAGACTTATGGAAG GTCAGTTTTTCCCAGTACACAAATGTTGTTATATTTGGAGTACCTCAAATG ATGCTGCAACTAGAGAAGAAGCTTGGAGAAGAGCTGGCGTCAGACGCCAGGGTCATTGCCTGCCGCTTTCCTTTCCCCCACTGGAGACCAAAGCACAGCTTTGGAGAGGGCATTGATGCTGTGTGGGCATATGATTCAGAATCCTTTGGAATGAAAGAAGAAAATGATTTCATTAAGACTAAGTGCATTCTTTCTAATTAG
- the CCT5 gene encoding T-complex protein 1 subunit epsilon: MSAMGTLAFDEYGRPFLILKDQERKSRSTGIEALKSHILAAKAVANTLRSSLGPNGLDKMMVDKDGDVTVTNDGATILNMMDVDHQIAKLMVELAKSQDDEIGDGTTGVVVLAGALLEQAEHLLDRGIHPIRIADGYEQAARIAIENLDKISDSFLVDPENLEPLIQTAKTTLGSKVINRCHRQMAEIAVNAVLTVADMERRDVDFELIKVQGKVGGRLEDTQLVKGVIVDKDFSHPQMPKELKDVKIAILTCPFEPPKPKTKHKLDVTSVEDYRALQQYEKEKFDEMVKQIKDTGATLAICQWGFDDEANHLLLQNELPAVRWVGGPEIELIAIATGGRIVPRFCELTPEKLGFAGIVKELSFGTTKDKMLVIEQCKNSRAVTIFIRGGNKMIIEEAKRSLHDALCVIRNLVRDNRIVYGGGASEISCALAVSETADKCPSLEQYAMRAFADALEAIPMALAENSGMNPIQTMAAVRARQVKEENSALGIDCLRKGTNDMKEQHVIETLIGKKQQISLATQMVRMILKIDDIRKPGESEE, encoded by the exons ATGTCGGCCATGGGGACTCTGGCCTTCGACGAGTACGGGCGGCCCTTCCTCATCCTCAAGGACCAGGAGCGGAAAAGCCGCTCCACCGGCATAGAGGCCCTCAAG TCTCACATATTGGCAGCTAAGGCAGTAGCCAATACTCTAAGATCTTCGCTTGGGCCCAATG GCCTTGATAAAATGATGGTTGACAAGGATGGTGATGTGACTGTGACAAACGATGGTGCCACCATCTTGAATATGATGGATGTGGACCATCAAATTGCTAAACTTATGGTTGAGCTGGCGAAATCTCAGGATGATGAGATTGGGGATGGGACCACAGGTGTTGTTG TTCTTGCAGGTGCTCTATTGGAACAGGCAGAGCACTTGTTGGATCGTGGTATTCATCCTATCAGAATAGCAGATGGGTATGAACAAGCTGCTCGCATTGCTATTGAGAACTTGGACAAGATCAGTGACAGTTTTCTTGTTGACCCAGAGAACCTAGAGCCTCTCATTCAGACAGCAAAGACTACTCTGGGCTCTAAAGT AATTAATCGTTGCCACAGACAAATGGCAGAAATAGCTGTAAATGCAGTGCTAACTGTGGCAGATATGGAGCGCAGAGATGTTGATTTTGAACTGATAAAAGTCCAGGGCAAGGTCGGTGGTAGACTGGAGGACACCCAACTAGTAAAAGGTGTGATAGTAGATAAAGACTTCAGCCACCCACAGATGCCTAAA GAACTTAAAGATGTTAAAATTGCAATACTGACTTGCCCATTTGAGCCACCTAAGCCAAAAACTAAGCATAAGCTTGATGTAACATCTGTGGAAGACTATAGGGCATTGCAGCAGTACGAGAAGGAGAAGTTTGATGAGATGGTGAAACAG aTCAAAGACACTGGTGCAACCCTAGCCATTTGCCAGTGGGGATTTGATGATGAGGCCAATCACTTACTGCTTCAGAATGAGTTACCTGCCGTTCGCTGGGTTGGTGGTCCTGAAATAGAA TTGATTGCCATTGCAACTGGAGGCCGCATTGTACCTCGTTTTTGTGAGCTCACACCTGAAAAACTAGGATTTGCTGGCATTGTCAAAGAGCTCTCATTTGGAACCACAAAAGACAAAATGCTTGTAATTGAGCAATGCAAAAATTCCAGAGCTGTGACCATCTTCATTAgaggtggaaataaaatg ATCATTGAAGAAGCCAAACGATCCCTTCATGATGCATTATGTGTGATCAGGAATCTTGTTCGTGACAACCGTATCGTTTATGGCGGAGGTGCTTCTGAGATCTCTTGTGCACTGGCTGTTAGTGAAACAGCAGATAAG TGCCCATCACTGGAGCAGTATGCCATGAGGGCTTTTGCTGATGCCCTCGAAGCCATTCCAATGGCACTTGCTGAGAATAGTGGCATGAATCCTATACAGACAATGGCTGCAGTGCGGGCTCGGCAAGTGAAAGAAGAAAACTCGGCTTTGGGTATTGACTGCTTACGCAAAGGGACAAATG atatGAAGGAACAACATGTTATTGAAACTTTGATTGGCAAGAAGCAGCAAATCTCTCTGGCTACTCAAATGGTTAGAATGATTCTGAAGATTGATGATATTCGCAAGCCTGGTGAATCTgaagaataa
- the ATPSCKMT gene encoding ATP synthase subunit C lysine N-methyltransferase isoform X1, whose amino-acid sequence MDYDRIFGWPEKLSEGNTAQDMMPLMTSDEGPKQRNWGLLVTGVIGGTLVALYSVATPFIAPALRRHCLPYVPATSKQVENVLKMLKGRNGPLVDIGSGDGRIVIAAAKVGFKAVGYELNPWLVWYSRYCAWREGVHQDTKFYISDLWKVREHLQLISDASKMVSFSQYTNVVIFGVPQMMLQLEKKLGEELASDARVIACRFPFPHWRPKHSFGEGIDAVWAYDSESFGMKEENDFIKTKCILSN is encoded by the exons atggattatgacc GTATTTTTGGTTggccggaaaaactttctgaaggCAACACAGCACAAGACATGATGCCGTTGATGACCTCTGATGAGGGCCCTAAACAAAGGAACTGGGGCTTACTGGTCACCGGCGTTATTGGTGGGACATTAGTGGCCCTGTACTCTGTTGCCACGCCATTTATTGCCCCTGCGCTGAGGAGGCATTGCCTGCCATATGTCCCTGCAACTTCAAAGCAGGTTGAAAATGTCCTGAAGATGCTAAAGGGCAGAAATGGACCCCTGGTTGATATCGGTAGTGGTGATGGGCGCATT GTAATAGCAGCTGCAAAAGTTGGATTCAAAGCTGTTGGTTATGAATTAAATCCTTGGCTCGTGTGGTATTCCAGGTACTGTGCCTGGAGAGAAGGAGTTCATCAGGATACCAAATTTTACATTTCAGACTTATGGAAGGTACGAGAACATTTACAGCTGATCAGCGATGCTAGTAAAATG GTCAGTTTTTCCCAGTACACAAATGTTGTTATATTTGGAGTACCTCAAATG ATGCTGCAACTAGAGAAGAAGCTTGGAGAAGAGCTGGCGTCAGACGCCAGGGTCATTGCCTGCCGCTTTCCTTTCCCCCACTGGAGACCAAAGCACAGCTTTGGAGAGGGCATTGATGCTGTGTGGGCATATGATTCAGAATCCTTTGGAATGAAAGAAGAAAATGATTTCATTAAGACTAAGTGCATTCTTTCTAATTAG